In one Aeromicrobium erythreum genomic region, the following are encoded:
- a CDS encoding tetratricopeptide repeat protein, with product MNQSSGRGPNRPRRPAETRGSSRPGKPSDRGGSKPADTRGGKPAETRGGGKPADRRGGKPADTRGGGKPADTRGGKPGERRGGKPGERRGGKPGDRRGGPARNRDREERTVDQQTYDGPPIPDDIAATDLDRYARDQLSNLPAKLADRVARHLIMAGLLLDEDPETAYAHALAARARAPRNALIREACGETAYAAGHYAQALAELRAARRINGQHLYAPIMADCERALGRPTQALTYDTPTTRNHLDQTGNIELTIVIAGARRDLGQHQAALQLLQTEPLHTTTRAPWATRLKYTYADTLHTTGNTHEALQWFHRVIATDPHHTTDAPQRITQLEHELAAQEDGK from the coding sequence ATGAACCAGTCCTCTGGACGCGGCCCGAACCGCCCCCGCAGACCCGCCGAGACCCGCGGCAGCAGCAGGCCCGGCAAGCCGAGCGACCGGGGCGGCAGCAAGCCCGCCGACACCCGCGGAGGCAAGCCCGCCGAGACCCGCGGCGGCGGCAAGCCCGCCGACCGGCGTGGCGGCAAGCCCGCAGACACCCGCGGCGGCGGCAAGCCCGCAGACACCCGTGGCGGCAAGCCCGGGGAGCGTCGTGGCGGCAAGCCCGGGGAGCGTCGTGGCGGCAAGCCCGGCGACCGTCGTGGCGGCCCGGCCCGCAACCGCGACCGCGAGGAACGCACCGTCGACCAACAGACCTACGACGGACCCCCCATCCCCGACGACATCGCCGCCACCGACCTGGACCGCTACGCCCGCGACCAGCTCTCCAACCTCCCCGCCAAACTCGCCGACCGCGTCGCCCGCCACCTCATCATGGCCGGCCTCCTCCTCGACGAAGACCCCGAAACCGCCTACGCCCACGCCCTCGCAGCCCGCGCCCGCGCACCCCGCAACGCCCTCATCCGCGAAGCCTGCGGCGAAACCGCCTACGCAGCCGGCCACTACGCCCAAGCCCTCGCCGAACTCCGCGCCGCCCGCCGCATCAACGGCCAACACCTCTACGCCCCCATCATGGCCGACTGCGAACGCGCCCTCGGCCGACCCACCCAAGCCCTCACCTACGACACCCCCACCACCCGCAACCACCTCGACCAAACCGGCAACATCGAACTCACCATCGTCATCGCCGGCGCCCGCCGAGACCTCGGCCAACACCAAGCCGCCCTCCAACTCCTCCAAACCGAACCCCTCCACACCACCACCCGCGCCCCCTGGGCCACCCGCCTCAAATACACCTACGCCGACACCCTCCACACCACCGGCAACACCCACGAAGCCCTCCAATGGTTCCACCGCGTCATCGCCACCGACCCCCACCACACCACCGACGCACCCCAACGCATCACCCAACTCGAACACGAACTGGCGGCGCAGGAGGACGGAAAGTGA
- a CDS encoding GNAT family N-acetyltransferase, which produces MKGWPVELTHGDVGVRPLRRSDARAWARLRRADVAWLSPWEATLPPGGGAAPLSYRAMIVTQRRRARQGRAMPFVVTWRGEMVGQVTVNGISWGSARWASIGYWIARRHAGRGITPVAVALVVDHLLDTVGLHRVEISIRPENEASLRVVQKLGLDEVGLARGYLHIDGAWRDHRVFQVLADDRPGRLLERVTRDDEARRRSPS; this is translated from the coding sequence ATGAAGGGCTGGCCCGTCGAGCTCACGCACGGCGACGTCGGCGTGCGGCCCTTGCGGCGCTCCGACGCCCGCGCCTGGGCACGGCTGCGGCGGGCCGACGTCGCGTGGCTGTCACCCTGGGAGGCCACGCTGCCGCCAGGCGGGGGAGCGGCACCGCTGTCGTACCGGGCGATGATCGTGACGCAGCGGCGTCGCGCGCGGCAGGGTCGGGCGATGCCCTTCGTCGTCACCTGGCGCGGCGAGATGGTCGGCCAGGTCACGGTCAACGGCATCTCGTGGGGCTCCGCCCGGTGGGCGAGCATCGGCTACTGGATCGCGCGACGTCACGCCGGCCGGGGGATCACGCCCGTCGCCGTCGCCCTCGTCGTCGACCACCTCCTCGACACCGTCGGTCTGCACCGGGTGGAGATCTCCATCCGGCCGGAGAACGAGGCCAGCCTGCGCGTCGTGCAGAAGCTCGGCCTCGACGAGGTCGGGCTGGCGCGCGGCTACCTGCACATCGACGGCGCCTGGCGCGACCACCGGGTCTTCCAGGTGCTCGCCGACGACCGTCCTGGCCGGCTGCTGGAGCGCGTGACCCGCGACGACGAGGCGCGACGTCGGTCGCCATCGTGA
- a CDS encoding TlyA family RNA methyltransferase — MSRRVRLDAELVRRGLARSRDHAGQLIADGKVLVGGQRAAKAATQVGTDQAVVVREDDDPGWASRGAHKLLGALEVFEPQGLQLQGRRVLDAGASTGGFTDVLLRRDVREVVAVDVGYGQLVWRLRDDPRVQVHDRTNVRSLTREDVGGAVDAVVSDLSFISLTVVMPALTAVCQEEGDIVLMIKPQFEVGRGNLGKNGVVRDPDLHADAVLRVCESGLEQGWGTHGLAASPLPGPAGNVEYFCWLRRDPEPSVPDRSAVADVVARGPLATADGDDA; from the coding sequence GTGAGCCGGCGGGTCCGGCTCGACGCGGAGCTCGTGCGCCGCGGGCTCGCGCGCTCCCGCGACCACGCCGGTCAGCTCATCGCGGACGGCAAGGTGCTGGTCGGCGGCCAGCGGGCGGCGAAGGCGGCCACGCAGGTAGGAACCGACCAGGCCGTCGTCGTCCGGGAGGACGACGACCCCGGATGGGCCTCCCGCGGCGCGCACAAGCTGCTCGGGGCCCTCGAGGTCTTCGAGCCGCAGGGACTGCAGCTGCAGGGTCGGCGCGTCCTCGACGCCGGTGCCTCCACCGGCGGGTTCACCGACGTGCTGCTGCGCCGCGACGTGCGCGAGGTCGTGGCGGTCGACGTCGGCTACGGCCAGCTCGTCTGGCGGCTGCGCGACGACCCGCGCGTCCAGGTGCACGACCGCACGAACGTGCGCAGCCTGACCCGCGAGGACGTCGGCGGCGCCGTCGACGCGGTCGTCTCCGATCTGTCGTTCATCTCCCTTACCGTGGTGATGCCCGCGTTGACCGCCGTCTGCCAGGAGGAGGGCGACATCGTGCTGATGATCAAGCCCCAGTTCGAGGTGGGCCGCGGCAACCTCGGCAAGAACGGGGTCGTGCGCGACCCCGACCTGCACGCCGACGCCGTGCTGCGCGTCTGCGAGAGCGGGCTCGAGCAGGGGTGGGGCACCCATGGGCTGGCGGCCAGCCCGCTGCCCGGACCTGCGGGGAACGTCGAGTACTTCTGCTGGCTGCGGCGCGACCCCGAGCCCTCGGTGCCCGACCGGTCGGCCGTCGCCGACGTCGTCGCCCGTGGACCGCTCGCGACGGCGGACGGGGACGACGCATGA
- a CDS encoding NAD kinase, protein MSERRVLLIVHTARAEATSLAARLATDLRSADIGVCVLESDRDDLVAAGIGEVGVIPAQEGAAHGCELAVVLGGDGTILRATEICRGTQTPVLGVNLGHVGFLAEADVDDLQAVVQGVVDRTYRVEERLTIEVTVSVGDEVVATNWALNEATVEKASRERMLELVVEIDDRPVSRWGCDGVVCATPTGSTAYNFSAGGPIVWPEVEALLLVPISAHALFARPLVVSPNSTLAVEVMGEMTAGVLWCDGRRAADLPQGARVEVRRSDTPARLARLHEAPFADRLVRKFDLPVAGWRGAAEQRRLGRRVEDV, encoded by the coding sequence ATGAGCGAGCGCCGCGTCCTGCTCATCGTGCACACCGCGCGCGCGGAGGCGACGTCGCTCGCGGCGCGCCTGGCCACCGATCTGCGCAGTGCCGACATCGGCGTCTGCGTGCTCGAGTCCGACCGCGACGACCTCGTGGCGGCCGGGATCGGCGAGGTCGGCGTGATCCCCGCCCAGGAGGGCGCGGCACACGGCTGCGAGCTCGCGGTGGTGCTCGGCGGCGACGGCACCATCCTGCGCGCCACCGAGATCTGCCGCGGCACCCAGACGCCGGTGCTGGGCGTGAACCTGGGGCACGTCGGGTTCCTGGCCGAGGCCGACGTCGACGACCTGCAGGCCGTCGTGCAGGGCGTCGTGGACCGCACCTACCGGGTCGAGGAGCGGCTGACGATCGAAGTGACGGTCAGCGTCGGGGACGAGGTCGTCGCGACGAACTGGGCGCTCAACGAGGCCACGGTCGAGAAGGCCTCGCGCGAGCGCATGCTCGAGCTGGTCGTCGAGATCGACGACCGACCGGTGTCGCGTTGGGGGTGCGACGGCGTCGTGTGCGCCACGCCCACCGGCTCGACCGCCTACAACTTCAGCGCCGGCGGGCCGATCGTGTGGCCGGAGGTCGAGGCCCTCCTGCTGGTCCCGATCAGCGCGCACGCCCTCTTCGCGCGGCCGCTGGTCGTCTCGCCGAACTCGACGCTCGCGGTCGAGGTCATGGGGGAGATGACGGCGGGCGTGCTCTGGTGCGACGGGCGTCGCGCAGCCGACCTCCCGCAGGGTGCCCGGGTGGAGGTCCGACGCTCGGACACGCCGGCCAGGCTCGCGCGGCTGCACGAGGCGCCCTTCGCCGACCGCCTCGTCCGCAAGTTCGACCTGCCCGTCGCCGGCTGGCGCGGCGCGGCGGAGCAGCGTCGCCTCGGGCGACGGGTCGAGGACGTCTGA
- a CDS encoding HAD-IIA family hydrolase, whose protein sequence is MPLLTSDVPLCEAHDLVMLDLDGVVYVGADAVPGASDALERCVSHGARIAYLTNNAARPAGEVAQHLRDLGMPVHDDGEVVTSAQAVARMIAADLPSGSRVLVVGGPGLREPLEAAGLVCVDSAEDDPAAVVQGFHRDIGWRHLAEAAYAVAAGLPYYASNLDLSIPTPRGTAPGNGTLVRAVVAATGREPLVAGKPERPLFDETLRRTAAQRPLMVGDRVDTDIDGATRAGIPALAVLTGVSDLAELAALAPERRPGYVSHDLRGLVDHHLAVVVDGDTSRCGDSTAERRDGTVVLTGGDPAATTSVRAVLGLAWSAVDAGHDAPDVRLGG, encoded by the coding sequence ATGCCTCTGCTGACCAGCGACGTGCCGCTCTGCGAGGCTCACGACCTCGTCATGCTCGACCTCGACGGCGTCGTCTACGTGGGGGCCGACGCCGTCCCGGGTGCGTCCGACGCGCTGGAGCGTTGCGTGAGCCACGGCGCACGCATCGCCTACCTGACCAACAACGCCGCGCGGCCGGCCGGTGAGGTGGCCCAGCACCTGCGCGACCTCGGGATGCCCGTGCACGACGACGGTGAGGTCGTGACCTCGGCGCAGGCCGTGGCCCGCATGATCGCCGCCGACCTGCCGTCGGGCTCGCGGGTGCTGGTCGTCGGTGGACCCGGGCTGCGCGAGCCGCTCGAGGCGGCCGGACTCGTCTGCGTCGACTCCGCGGAGGACGACCCTGCGGCCGTGGTGCAGGGGTTCCACCGAGACATCGGGTGGCGACACCTCGCGGAGGCGGCGTACGCGGTCGCCGCCGGTCTCCCGTACTACGCCAGCAACCTGGACCTCAGCATCCCGACACCACGGGGCACGGCGCCCGGCAACGGCACCCTCGTGCGCGCCGTCGTGGCCGCCACCGGACGGGAGCCCCTCGTCGCCGGCAAGCCCGAACGTCCCCTCTTCGACGAGACGCTGCGCCGGACCGCTGCTCAGCGCCCCCTCATGGTCGGCGACCGCGTGGACACCGACATCGACGGCGCCACGCGGGCGGGCATCCCGGCGCTCGCCGTCCTCACCGGCGTGAGCGACCTCGCGGAGCTGGCGGCGCTCGCGCCCGAGCGCCGCCCGGGCTACGTCTCCCACGACCTGCGCGGCCTGGTCGACCACCACCTCGCCGTGGTCGTCGACGGGGACACCTCCCGGTGCGGCGACTCCACCGCAGAGCGCAGGGACGGCACGGTCGTGCTGACGGGCGGCGACCCCGCCGCCACCACCTCGGTGCGCGCCGTCCTCGGCCTGGCCTGGTCCGCCGTGGACGCCGGGCACGACGCGCCGGACGTGCGTCTGGGAGGATGA
- a CDS encoding single-stranded DNA-binding protein — translation MTQQPSHQNLVSLIGRVSGTPEQRTLPSGDEIVTFRLVVRRDPPRAGARARSRQTVDTIECVAWTARLRRTVTRLEDGATVAVTGCLRRRFSRAAGGGQSWYAVELASCSAVAAAQ, via the coding sequence ATGACGCAGCAGCCATCGCACCAGAACCTCGTCTCCCTGATCGGCCGGGTGTCCGGCACACCCGAGCAGCGGACCCTGCCGAGCGGCGACGAGATCGTCACGTTCCGCCTGGTGGTCCGCCGCGACCCGCCTCGGGCAGGGGCGCGCGCTCGGTCGCGGCAGACCGTCGACACGATCGAGTGCGTCGCGTGGACGGCGCGCCTCAGACGGACCGTCACGCGACTGGAGGATGGCGCGACCGTCGCGGTGACCGGGTGCCTGCGACGCCGCTTCAGCCGTGCGGCCGGCGGTGGCCAGAGCTGGTACGCCGTCGAGCTGGCCTCGTGCAGTGCGGTGGCCGCCGCTCAGTAG
- the recN gene encoding DNA repair protein RecN, which produces MWQHLRLSSLGVIESAELELDAGFTVITGETGAGKTMVVTALGLLRGGRADAGLVRHGERQARVEASVEVPGGSPVVRAVEDAGGTVDDDVVVLGRVLSAQGRSRAVAGGATVPAAVLSDVTDALVAVHGQSDQHRLLRGSAQRSALDAFAGDALAALSEEYAPRYARLRSARARLGELRQHGQERARQLDLLQHGLAEIADVEPREGEDEELVTEEGRLAHAEALVQAALTAHEGLAGDHGAAARDVVASGSAALQDVAGHDPELDDMAQRLREVGILLDEVAADLSAYAHGVEVDPARLAAVQERRAALAALQRKYGPSLADVLAWQEKAAAEAGELDHDDQAIADLEAEVEALEPQVLDLAHRMSEVRREAGARLADLVGEELTQLAMPSARLEVAVSVPEDAVPAAHGIDDVELLFAANNGSAPRPLAKGASGGELSRLMLALEVVLADQGTVPTLVFDEVDAGIGGRAAVEVGRRLARLAEGPQVLAVTHLPQVAAFAHHHFHVMKDDDGNVTSSSVVRLDGQARVDELARMLAGQDESEAAQAHARELLELAGRL; this is translated from the coding sequence ATGTGGCAGCACCTGCGACTCAGCTCGCTGGGCGTCATCGAGTCCGCCGAGCTCGAGCTCGACGCGGGCTTCACCGTCATCACCGGTGAGACCGGTGCGGGCAAGACGATGGTCGTGACAGCACTCGGTCTGCTGCGTGGCGGGCGTGCCGACGCGGGCCTGGTGCGGCACGGCGAGCGTCAAGCACGGGTCGAGGCGAGCGTCGAGGTGCCGGGTGGGTCTCCGGTCGTGCGCGCGGTCGAGGACGCCGGCGGCACGGTCGACGACGACGTCGTCGTGCTGGGCCGGGTGCTGTCGGCGCAGGGCCGCTCGCGTGCTGTCGCGGGCGGCGCGACCGTGCCGGCCGCGGTGCTCTCCGACGTGACCGACGCCCTCGTGGCGGTGCACGGACAGTCCGACCAGCACCGGCTCCTGCGCGGGTCTGCCCAGCGCTCGGCGCTCGACGCCTTCGCGGGGGACGCGCTCGCCGCGCTCTCCGAGGAGTACGCCCCGCGGTACGCACGACTGCGCTCCGCGCGGGCGCGCCTGGGGGAGCTGCGCCAGCACGGGCAGGAACGGGCCCGCCAGCTCGACCTCCTCCAGCACGGACTCGCGGAGATCGCCGACGTGGAGCCGCGGGAGGGCGAGGACGAGGAGCTCGTCACCGAGGAGGGACGGCTCGCCCACGCCGAGGCGCTGGTGCAGGCCGCGTTGACGGCGCACGAGGGTCTCGCCGGCGACCATGGCGCCGCCGCGCGCGACGTCGTCGCCTCCGGCTCGGCGGCCCTGCAGGACGTCGCCGGGCACGACCCCGAGCTCGACGACATGGCGCAGCGGCTGCGCGAGGTCGGCATCCTGCTCGACGAGGTCGCCGCCGACCTGAGCGCCTACGCGCACGGCGTCGAGGTCGACCCCGCCCGGCTGGCCGCGGTGCAGGAACGTCGTGCGGCCCTCGCGGCCCTCCAGCGCAAGTACGGCCCCTCCCTCGCCGACGTGCTGGCCTGGCAGGAGAAGGCCGCCGCCGAGGCTGGGGAGCTCGACCACGACGACCAGGCCATCGCCGACCTCGAGGCGGAGGTCGAGGCACTCGAGCCCCAGGTGCTGGACCTTGCGCACCGCATGAGCGAGGTGCGCCGGGAGGCCGGTGCCCGGCTCGCGGACCTGGTGGGGGAGGAGCTCACCCAGCTGGCCATGCCGTCGGCGCGGCTCGAGGTCGCCGTCAGCGTGCCCGAGGACGCCGTTCCCGCGGCCCACGGCATCGACGACGTCGAGCTGCTGTTCGCCGCGAACAACGGCTCCGCGCCACGCCCGCTGGCGAAGGGGGCGAGCGGCGGTGAGCTGTCGCGCCTCATGCTGGCGCTCGAGGTGGTCCTGGCCGACCAGGGCACCGTGCCGACGCTCGTGTTCGACGAGGTCGACGCGGGCATCGGCGGACGCGCTGCGGTCGAGGTGGGCCGCCGGCTCGCCCGGCTGGCCGAGGGCCCGCAGGTGCTGGCGGTGACGCACCTGCCCCAGGTCGCAGCCTTCGCGCACCACCACTTCCACGTCATGAAGGACGACGACGGCAACGTCACGAGCAGCAGCGTCGTGCGGCTCGACGGCCAGGCGCGCGTCGACGAGCTGGCGCGCATGCTCGCCGGCCAGGACGAGTCCGAGGCCGCGCAGGCGCACGCGCGCGAGCTGCTGGAGCTGGCCGGACGTCTCTGA
- the steA gene encoding putative cytokinetic ring protein SteA, protein MSRRTRSTDDTTDDIVGVVRFARAGDGAAKSLRAGDIAVVDLPDLDRAQADALVQRKVRAVLNAAESSTGRYPNSGPQVLADAGIALVDHVGAGIWTRLRSGDTVRIADGKIFKNEVLVAQGQMVDDATRSERLGAAERELATKLGSLTANASDHLERERALLLEGARVPRLDAKLRGRPVVVVSRAYQWEHDLKAIRRWIRDSGAVVVGVAAGADALLETRIKPDVVIGHLQDLSDRALRSGADVVVVSPSGRTDGAERFERAHVDVTVFQATGSAADLAILLADANDAPVVVEVGAPRGLVEFLERGTADVASSFVTRLRTSATLVDAHAVAHFTRRTMPAWPVLLILLAGVLAVVAAVGTTPTGADWYAVLGERLADLRTWLEGLL, encoded by the coding sequence ATGTCTCGACGCACCCGATCCACCGACGACACGACCGACGACATCGTCGGGGTCGTGCGCTTCGCCCGCGCCGGTGACGGTGCCGCCAAGTCGCTCCGCGCGGGCGACATCGCCGTCGTCGACCTGCCCGACCTCGACCGCGCCCAGGCCGACGCCCTGGTGCAGCGCAAGGTCCGCGCGGTGCTGAACGCGGCGGAGTCCTCGACCGGTCGCTACCCCAACTCCGGTCCGCAGGTGCTGGCCGACGCCGGCATCGCGCTCGTCGACCACGTCGGTGCGGGCATCTGGACCCGGCTGCGCAGCGGCGACACCGTGCGCATCGCCGACGGCAAGATCTTCAAGAACGAGGTGCTCGTCGCGCAGGGCCAGATGGTCGACGACGCGACCCGCTCCGAGCGGCTCGGCGCCGCGGAGCGAGAGCTCGCGACGAAGCTGGGCTCGCTCACGGCGAACGCGTCGGACCACCTCGAGCGCGAGCGCGCCCTGCTGCTGGAGGGCGCACGGGTCCCGCGCCTCGACGCCAAGCTGCGGGGTCGGCCCGTGGTCGTCGTCTCGCGCGCCTACCAGTGGGAGCACGACCTCAAGGCGATCCGTCGCTGGATCCGCGACTCCGGCGCGGTCGTCGTCGGTGTGGCCGCCGGCGCCGACGCCCTGCTCGAGACCCGCATCAAGCCCGACGTCGTGATCGGCCATCTCCAGGACCTCTCCGACCGTGCCCTGCGCAGCGGCGCCGACGTGGTCGTCGTGAGCCCGTCGGGACGCACCGACGGCGCGGAGCGCTTCGAGCGCGCGCACGTCGACGTGACCGTGTTCCAGGCGACGGGCTCGGCAGCCGACCTCGCGATCCTGCTGGCCGACGCGAACGACGCGCCGGTCGTCGTCGAGGTCGGGGCGCCGCGCGGTCTCGTCGAGTTCCTCGAACGAGGCACGGCCGACGTCGCGAGCTCCTTCGTCACGCGGCTGCGGACGTCGGCGACGCTCGTCGACGCGCACGCCGTGGCCCACTTCACCCGCCGCACGATGCCTGCGTGGCCCGTGCTGCTCATCCTGCTCGCGGGCGTCCTGGCCGTCGTCGCCGCCGTGGGCACGACCCCCACGGGCGCCGACTGGTACGCCGTGCTCGGCGAGCGCCTGGCCGACCTCCGCACCTGGCTCGAAGGACTGCTGTAG
- a CDS encoding MogA/MoaB family molybdenum cofactor biosynthesis protein: MSAPTDSRRGAVVVASNRAAAGVYEDTTGPLLVDALRSWGLETADAAVVPDGDPVGHAVADAVASGAAVVLTTGGTGISPTDRTPEVTRPLLDRELPGLAEALRAAGVAKGVPTAVLSRGLAGVAGSTLVVNLPGSRGGVKDAIQVLADVVTHAVDQLAGGDHAGPDHPGPRATA, translated from the coding sequence ATGAGCGCGCCCACCGACAGCCGACGCGGCGCCGTCGTCGTCGCGTCGAACCGCGCGGCCGCGGGCGTCTACGAGGACACGACCGGACCGCTGCTCGTCGATGCGCTCCGCTCCTGGGGCCTCGAGACCGCCGACGCCGCCGTCGTGCCCGACGGCGACCCGGTTGGACACGCCGTCGCCGACGCCGTGGCGTCGGGCGCGGCCGTGGTGCTGACCACCGGCGGAACCGGCATCAGCCCCACCGACCGCACGCCCGAGGTCACGCGGCCTCTGCTCGACCGCGAGCTGCCCGGCCTGGCCGAGGCGCTGCGTGCCGCGGGGGTCGCCAAGGGTGTCCCGACCGCGGTGCTCTCGCGAGGTCTGGCCGGCGTGGCCGGGAGCACCCTCGTCGTCAACCTGCCCGGCTCGCGTGGGGGCGTCAAGGACGCCATCCAGGTGCTCGCCGACGTCGTCACGCACGCCGTCGACCAGCTGGCCGGCGGCGACCACGCCGGCCCGGACCACCCGGGACCACGGGCGACGGCATGA